One stretch of Tribolium castaneum strain GA2 chromosome 5, icTriCast1.1, whole genome shotgun sequence DNA includes these proteins:
- the SiaT gene encoding beta-galactoside alpha-2,6-sialyltransferase 1: MRALVVSIWVFINLVFFGMCGYMYLLWSQYWMFMERQTGTTTSTYDQQIYYYNRGFLPNDNKTHNETKLRIKHSLKDNVTVTLIKNSKPRFPNLQGREFELDTKKYICLKNDSFKNCSSKSLEFKEKILKELRRVLEDEGNVLKIGAENPYNVQYEGTKGNFYDKTPKEIMCELEKIQVKTLKRGDVAGGPHNLGDFLPKRGLFENRNFNSCAIVASSGALKDSNLGKKIDAHDLVLRFNHAPTKGFEPDVGRKTTIRVLNSQVVTRKEFNFLESDIYKNVTIVAWDPSNYKASLDDWLEKPEFNLFPTYVEYKKRNDKARFFLINPQSLWELWDFLQDNSPSRLRRNPLSSGFLGLGILLPLCNFIDVFEYVPSTRVTKRCHYYDPEDNPACTFGVWHPLAAEKLLTYYINTIDDRTVFQDGYVRILGFKNFKC, from the exons ATGAGAGCTCTAGTGGTATCCATATGGGTTTTTAtcaatttggtgtttttcggTATGTGTGGATACATGTATCTGCTGTGGTCGCAGTACTGGATGTTCATGGAGCGGCAAACCGGAACAACAACTTCCACCTACGACCAGCAAATTTACTACTACAACCGGGGGTTTCTACCAAATGATAACAAAACCCATAACGAAACCAAGCTTAGAATCAAGCACAGCCTTAAAGATAACGTCACagtaactttaattaaaaacagtaaGCCCAGATTCCCCAATTTGCAAGGCAGGGAGTTCGAATTAGAcacgaaaaaatatatttgtttaaaaaatgatagttttaaaaactgttcGAGCAAATCGTTAGagtttaaggaaaaaatccTGAAGGAGTTGCGCCGCGTCCTGGAGGACGAGGGCAACGTTCTTAAAATAGGCGCAGAGAACCCCTACAACGTGCAATATGAAGGCACCAAAGGCAACTTCTATGACAAAACGCCCAAGGAAATAATGTGCGAACTGGAGAAAATTCAAGTAAAAACGTTGAAACGCGGCGACGTGGCCGGGGGTCCCCACAACCTGGGCGATTTCCTCCCCAAAAGGGGGCTGTTCGAGAACCGCAACTTCAACTCTTGTGCGATTGTTGCGAGCTCCGGCGCGCTCAAAGACTCAAATTTGGGCAAGAAAATCG aCGCTCATGATTTGGTTTTGCGCTTCAATCACGCGCCGACCAAAGGCTTCGAACCAGATGTAGGCAGAAAGACAACAATCCGCGTGTTGAACTCGCAAGTTGTTACCAGGAAAGAATTCAATTTCCTCGAATccgatatttataaaaatgtaacgATTGTCGCGTGGGATCCGAGTAATTATAAAGCGTCTCTTGATGACtggcttgaaaaaccggaatttaattTGTTCCCGACCTATGTTGAATACAAAAAGCGGAATGATAAAGCCCGATTTTTCCTAATAAATCCGCAAAGTCTGTGGGAGTTGTGGGATTTTCTCCAGGATAACTCACCGAGCAGACTTAGGAGAAATCCACTATCGTCGGGGTTTTTGG GTTTGGGTATTTTGCTTCCTCTGTGCAATTTCATCGATGTTTTTGAGTATGTCCCTTCAACCAGGGTCACTAAACGCTGCCACTATTACGATCCTGAAGATAATCCAGCTTGTACTTTCGGAGTTTGGCATCCATTAGCAGCCGAAAAACTTCTTACTTATTACATTAATACGATCGATGATCGGACAGTGTTTCAAGATGGTTATGTTCGAATCTTgggtttcaaaaattttaaatgttga
- the Tmem43 gene encoding transmembrane protein 43 homolog gives MLHYGHACFLCRITPNMPSTSSSLIDEFQRSWLTSLIGICILCLGIWLLTWNEGRAVHHAHSLDEAYNRVISLNPYENIRPELDGHLVHITGPLGIDEPLTEPEYGISIQAVKLKRRVQMYQWVEERSPRDYVDNGLDQNYETSDYYYVTEWRDKVVDSSSFYIRHGHHNPTEIPLKSHTYISPFVRVGHLMLGSEIKEKFTDYVEVTSDERPERKDVKLHMGIYYHCDDVWNPEVGDIRVQFYYAGIANEIVTVIAMQKDGVLVPYTTSKGHKIALLRHGDLNINQMFNAEHYDVRLETWKIRAAGVFILYASCVCLARLIKIFFFRIPFLRNIVAGDMTSSTNFAISASVSLLVIATAWILYRPVLGVGLVAAAISPFFYCTMGMYNIAQNQNGFYNR, from the exons ATGCTACACTACGGGCATGCGTGTTTTTTGTGTCGCATAACCCCAAATATGCCCTCAACTTCTTCGTCTCTAATAGACGAGTTCCAGAGGAGTTGGTTAACTTCTCTTATCGGTATTTGTATACTTTGCTTAGGAATTTGGCTTTTGACATGGAACGAG GGCAGGGCGGTACACCATGCCCATTCCTTGGATGAGGCATACAACAGGGTCATTTCACTCAACCCTTATGAGAATATAAGGCCGGAGTTGGACGGCCATTTGGTCCATATCACGGGCCCTTTAGGGATTGATGAACCTTTGACTGAACCTGAATATGGTATTTCTATTCAGGCTGTTAAGTTGAAACGGAGGGTTCAAATGTATCAGTGGGTTGAAGAGCGATC ACCTAGGGATTACGTTGATAACGGCTTAGATCAGAATTACGAAACCTCCGATTATTATTATGTCACAGAATGGAGAGACAAGGTTGTAGACAGTAGCAGTTTTTACATAAGACATGGCCACCACAACCccac TGAAATCCCGCTAAAATCACACACCTACATATCCCCCTTTGTCCGCGTTGGCCACTTGATGTTAGGTAGCgaaattaaggaaaaattCACTGATTACGTAGAGGTCACAAGTGACGAAAGACCTGAACGAAAAGACGTGAAACTCCACATGGGCATTTACTACCATTGCGACGACGTTTGGAACCCTGAAGTGGGCGACATCAGGGTCCAATTTTATTACGCTGGGATTGCAAACGAAATC GTAACTGTAATTGCAATGCAAAAAGACGGCGTTTTGGTCCCTTACACGACCAGCAAAGGCCACAAAATCGCACTTTTGCGACATGGGGACCTAAATATCAATCAAATGTTCAATGCTGAACACTACGATGTTAGATTAGAGACGTGGAAAATCAGGGCTGCTGGTGTTTTCATCTTGTACGCGTCCTGTGTTTGTTTAGCGAGactgattaaaattttct TTTTTAGAATTCCATTTTTACGAAATATAGTGGCCGGCGACATGACCTCTTCAACAAATTTCGCGATCTCAGCTTCAGTCTCCTTACTAGTGATTGCCACAGCTTGGATTTTGTACCGACCTGTGTTAGGTGTGGGCCTGGTCGCGGCCGCAATCAGCCCATTCTTCTATTGCACAATGGGAATGTACAACATTGCTCAAAATCAAAACGGGTTCTACAATAGATGA
- the LOC657023 gene encoding O-glucosyltransferase rumi homolog, with protein MYFLLFNYLFFVIVHFCNANEACLKENSEQCNASKVNMYSKEANTKYLKYLDLIKRAKENYSPCDNTKCGCYSSQISDDLKIFKKGITPQLIDKVKTKGTKYQIIDHKLYRDKNCMFPARCAGIEHFLLKLLPKLPDMELIINTRDWPQIHKDYGVFGPVFSFSKTSDYSDIMYPAWAFWEGGPAISLYPRGIGRWDTHRDLLGKKGNETLWDEKIPKGFFRGSRTSAERDPLVLLSREKPHLVDAQYTKNQAWKSDADTLHQPPAPEVSFEDHCKYKYLFNFRGVAASFRFKHILLCKSLVFHVGSDWLEFFYPALKPWIHYIPVEANASKEKIEELVQFVLSYDNIAKEIAENGYNMIWNNLKLVDVTCYWRKLLKQYAKLLTYKPEIDNDLIEIKK; from the exons atgtatttccttttgtttaattatctGTTTTTCGTAATTGTGCACTTTTGCAATGCAAACGAAGCGTGTTTGAAGGAGAACAGTGAACAATGCAACGCTTCGAAAGTTAACATGTACTCAAAAG AAGCCAACACCAAATATTTAAAGTACCTTGATTTGATTAAAAGAGCCAAGGAGAACTATTCACCTTGTGACAACACAAAATGTGGGTGCTATTCCTCACAAATATCAGACGatttgaagatatttaaaaaggGCATAACGCCACAATTAATTGACAAAGTTAAAACAAA AGGAACTAAATACCAAATAATTGATCACAAATTATACAGAGACAAGAACTGCATGTTCCCGGCCCGATGTGCCGGCATTGAGCATTTTTTACTGAAACTTTTACCCAAACTACCAGACATGGAACTCATAATTAACACCAGAGACTGGCCCCAAATCCATAAAGACTACGGCGTGTTCGGGCCTGTGTTTTCCTTCAGCAAGACAAGCGATTATAGCGATATAATGTACCCAGCGTGGGCATTCTGGGAAGGGGGCCCAGCTATATCCCTGTACCCGAGAGGAATTG GACGGTGGGATACACATCGTGATTTGTTGGGCAAAAAGGGCAACGAAACTCTCTGGGACGAAAAAATCCCGAAGGGGTTTTTCCGGGGCTCGCGCACTAGCGCCGAGCGGGACCCTTTGGTGCTCCTGTCGAGGGAAAAACCCCACTTGGTTGATGCACAATACACCAAAAACCAGGCCTGGAAATCGGACGCG GACACTTTGCATCAGCCTCCGGCGCCTGAAGTGTCTTTTGAGGACCACTGCAAATACAAGtatctttttaatttcagGGGTGTGGCTGCCAGTTTTCGTTTTAAGCACATTCTCTTGTGTAAATCTCTCGTTTTTCATGTTGGGAGTGATTGGTTGGAGTTTTTCTATCCGGCTTTGAAGCCTTGGATTCATTACATTCCAGTGGAGGCGAATGCGAGTAAAGAGAAAATTGAGGAATTGGTACAGTTTGTATTGAGTTATGATAATATTGCTAAAGAGATTGCGGAAAATGGGTATAATATGATTTGGAATAATCTAAAGTTGGTTGATGTAACTTGCTACTGGAGAAAGTTGCTTAAACAATATGCTAAGTTGTTGACTTACAAACCCGAAATTGATAACGATCtgatagaaattaaaaaataa
- the LOC103313083 gene encoding uncharacterized protein LOC103313083 isoform X2 produces MKLFVTLPFLSTLILAVYSFGGSEDKFLKKYAMMKIYESCFGPEVVKQIRKEMRAACAKCSALETPPAPEQKPPNKNEENQFPAPPNFDAEKLHHAILAYRPNSPPSPFYRPYAPAAGMTPFYGLPYANPAYPNPLIYPAFSQQPSQFSPYGAFPMLGQSFYGNRASRDMDFKTQLEALTSKMSNKVRNVTCVMQELGYLDENLEPNFLRISERISALPVGEDLKRDMQDGVTFCQQFSQCVPDVKKDKSPLSRELIRPMFFFKCYKHKKLEACIMKDVREKYAGVADDEFDNDVELRRTGKGMDVTKSQEEVDEMATSMYEFLYGGESNVNIEGLL; encoded by the exons atgaaGCTCTTCGTTACTTTACCATTTTTATCAACACTTATCCTCGCGGTGTATTCATTCGGAGGGAGTGAAGACaagtttttaaagaaatatgcAATGATGAAG ATTTACGAAAGTTGTTTTGGCCCCGAAGTTGTGAAGCAAATCCGAAAAGAAATGCGAGCGGCTTGTGCCAAATGCTCGGCTTTGGAAACACCACCCGCTCCAGAACAAAAACCACCAAATAAAAACGAAGAAAACCAATTTCCAGCTCCGCCGAATTTCGATGCCGAAAAACTGCATCACGCGATTTTGGCTTATAGACCG AACTCTCCACCATCGCCGTTTTATCGACCATACGCACCCGCAGCAGGGATGACCCCTTTTTACGGCTTACCTTATGCCAACCCAGCCTACCCCAACCCCTTGATTTACCCCGCATTTTCGCAACAACCGAGCCAATTTTCCCCATATGGCGCCTTCCCCATGCTTGGCCAATCGTTTTATGGCAACAGGGCTTCC CGCGACATGGATTTTAAAACACAACTGGAAGCTCTGACCTCAAAAATGAGCAACAAAGTCAGGAACGTCACCTGCGTGATGCAGGAATTGGGCTATTTGGACGAGAATTTGGAGCCCAACTTTTTGAGAATTAGCGAAAGGATCTCCGCTTTGCCTGTCGGTGAGGATTTGAAGCGGGATATGCAAGACGGGGTTACGTTCTGTCAGCAATTTTCG CAATGTGTCCCCGATGTGAAAAAGGACAAATCACCGCTTTCGCGCGAACTTATTCGTCCCATGTTCTTCTTCAAATGTTACaagcataaaaaattggaagctTGTATTATGAAGGATGTGAGGGAGAAATATGCGGGGGTTGCTGATGACGAGTTTGATAATGATGTTGAATTGAGGAGGACTGGAAAAGGTATGGATGTGACGAAGTCGCAGGAAGAAGTTGACGAAATGGCGACGTCAATGTATGAATTTTTGTATGGGGGAGAGAGCAATGTGAATATTGAAGGCCTTTTGTAG
- the LOC103313083 gene encoding uncharacterized protein LOC103313083 isoform X1: MKLFVTLPFLSTLILAVYSFGGSEDKFLKKYAMMKIYESCFGPEVVKQIRKEMRAACAKCSALETPPAPEQKPPNKNEENQFPAPPNFDAEKLHHAILAYRPDNFQNSPPSPFYRPYAPAAGMTPFYGLPYANPAYPNPLIYPAFSQQPSQFSPYGAFPMLGQSFYGNRASRDMDFKTQLEALTSKMSNKVRNVTCVMQELGYLDENLEPNFLRISERISALPVGEDLKRDMQDGVTFCQQFSQCVPDVKKDKSPLSRELIRPMFFFKCYKHKKLEACIMKDVREKYAGVADDEFDNDVELRRTGKGMDVTKSQEEVDEMATSMYEFLYGGESNVNIEGLL; the protein is encoded by the exons atgaaGCTCTTCGTTACTTTACCATTTTTATCAACACTTATCCTCGCGGTGTATTCATTCGGAGGGAGTGAAGACaagtttttaaagaaatatgcAATGATGAAG ATTTACGAAAGTTGTTTTGGCCCCGAAGTTGTGAAGCAAATCCGAAAAGAAATGCGAGCGGCTTGTGCCAAATGCTCGGCTTTGGAAACACCACCCGCTCCAGAACAAAAACCACCAAATAAAAACGAAGAAAACCAATTTCCAGCTCCGCCGAATTTCGATGCCGAAAAACTGCATCACGCGATTTTGGCTTATAGACCG gATAATTTCCAGAACTCTCCACCATCGCCGTTTTATCGACCATACGCACCCGCAGCAGGGATGACCCCTTTTTACGGCTTACCTTATGCCAACCCAGCCTACCCCAACCCCTTGATTTACCCCGCATTTTCGCAACAACCGAGCCAATTTTCCCCATATGGCGCCTTCCCCATGCTTGGCCAATCGTTTTATGGCAACAGGGCTTCC CGCGACATGGATTTTAAAACACAACTGGAAGCTCTGACCTCAAAAATGAGCAACAAAGTCAGGAACGTCACCTGCGTGATGCAGGAATTGGGCTATTTGGACGAGAATTTGGAGCCCAACTTTTTGAGAATTAGCGAAAGGATCTCCGCTTTGCCTGTCGGTGAGGATTTGAAGCGGGATATGCAAGACGGGGTTACGTTCTGTCAGCAATTTTCG CAATGTGTCCCCGATGTGAAAAAGGACAAATCACCGCTTTCGCGCGAACTTATTCGTCCCATGTTCTTCTTCAAATGTTACaagcataaaaaattggaagctTGTATTATGAAGGATGTGAGGGAGAAATATGCGGGGGTTGCTGATGACGAGTTTGATAATGATGTTGAATTGAGGAGGACTGGAAAAGGTATGGATGTGACGAAGTCGCAGGAAGAAGTTGACGAAATGGCGACGTCAATGTATGAATTTTTGTATGGGGGAGAGAGCAATGTGAATATTGAAGGCCTTTTGTAG
- the LOC103313082 gene encoding uncharacterized protein LOC103313082 — protein MVDDSMDIEPFMEFHPCNIPHGMKDYILKDLTSAQQIKLNVRKREQIRTDQQYLSEHPEIRGLIVMILRLLMKKKPKYDIYEVIGQYFTKPSVDLKQDVYNYLDERSKVLAVNSTIIAVQERKESLGASVLTAIDEEEQKEENLETLVEDEEMEEKEEEHLIRWEKEELSDEVSAHMICEEVVNELVNNVFDEVDDISMGSIASIGFPVDYEDHAMVSVRSSEESIPSN, from the exons atggttGACGATTCAATGGATATTGAACCGTTCATGGAATTTCATCCTTGCAACATACCGCATGGAATGAAGGATTATATTCTGAAAGACTTGACAAGCGctcaacaaattaaattaaacgtgCGGAAAAGAGAACAAATCAGGACCGACCAGCAGTACTTGTCCGAACACCCTGAA aTTAGGGGTTTAATTGTCATGATTCTGCGACTTTTGATGAAAAAGAAGCCGAAATACGACATTTACGAGGTCATTGGACAATATTTCACCAAGCCTTCGGTCGATCTCAAGCAGGACGTTTATAATTATTTGGACGAAAGG AGCAAGGTTTTGGCGGTAAACAGTACCATAATTGCAGTGCAAGAGAGAAAAGAAAGCTTGGGTGCAAGCGTTTTGACAGCTATTGATGAAGAAGAGCAGAAGGAAGAAAATCTGGAAACGCTGGTCGAAGATGAGGAAATGGAAGAGAAGGAAGAAGAGCATTTGATTCGGTGGGAAAAAGAGGAGCTTTCTGACGAAGTTTCGGCTCATATGATTTGTGAAGAGGTGGTCAATGAACTTGTCAACAATGTCTTCGATGAg GTTGATGATATTTCAATGGGAAGTATTGCAAGTATTGGGTTTCCGGTTGATTACGAAGACCATGCCATGGTGTCAGTGCGATCTTCAGAGGAATCGATTCCTtcaaactaa